In Flammeovirgaceae bacterium 311, one DNA window encodes the following:
- a CDS encoding TonB-dependent receptor plug (COG0214 Pyridoxine biosynthesis enzyme) yields the protein MKKGFTHWLSMFGLALAVCCLASAASAQHSASLNPLKAEQGAGQTHAAGLPYKAVGLLPGSEPYAAVPAAVQAHNSIFAARKVTIALEQIVTGRVTDETGEGLPGVSIRVKNTTVGAVTDMDGNYRLSIPDEYQQPVLVFSFVGYQDREVPVGNQSVINIQLMEDVESLQELVVIGYQTVQKKDVTGAVGVVSPENASRVTAASLAESIQGLAPGVTVRNSGAPGTGAAIEIRGVASFRNTSPLYVIDGMISDANPTINTNDIESIQILKDASAAAIYGSRAANGVVIITTKQGKEGPARVSFTAKYGVQQIPKRWDVMNRQEFSAMQRRQYENSGLTPPPSLSDQFNPGVDTDWQDEVIRTGTMQDYNATISGGSASGNYLVSGSYFTNDGVLIGNSFDRGALRINSKTEKGRVTFGENLLLTYSTQKAPWVGNPFYDMPQLLPVIPVQSDNYITAANPEGWGIGTTNAVTYAWNPIAVNEIATRQSNYSKLVGNAFVDVKIFDALTYRFNAGAEASFDYSRFLQKRGEYRFNQPAVPSLVNEDRSRFSSLLFEHTLNFNQTFDRHDINGVVGYSQQATQRELTSGGRTNLQNFDGEYLTTINSATGESVSYGETPVNYKIRGFLGRVNYTFDDKYLVTLSGRYDQDSRFASEYRSSFFPSVALGWRLSDENFFQVPFISDLKLRASWGKLGIVTVDSWEYIGFLNSNPRAIFGPDQTPFVGALQARLANPDLRWEERTSRNIGFDAGFLDNRITLSAEYYNSLSEDVLLNLPIAWYLGNLGGDPAVNAASIRNQGVELAATYRSVANAFKWDVSANITTIKNTVEDVGNQGEGINYLQTGITRTQEGRSVGEWYLLQTNGLFRSQAEIDAYTNGEGELIQPFAQPGDVRFVDVNGDGTINQQDRTFRGSPWPTLQAGAQFNASYGGFSLNMQLVGVFGQEVMNGVRQVLDSYQNTNFRRDINPWSPDNPGGTDPRLGVATDDPGLSDNARLESDRWLENASYVRIRNLELGYQLPQTFYDRFNVQNARIYISGQNLFTITKYSGLDPDVTGNGLLERGFDNGNWPASRVFSIGLQLGL from the coding sequence ATGAAAAAAGGATTTACACATTGGTTAAGCATGTTTGGTCTTGCATTAGCAGTGTGTTGTCTTGCCTCTGCAGCTTCAGCACAACATTCAGCCAGTCTGAATCCGCTGAAAGCAGAACAGGGGGCAGGGCAAACGCATGCTGCTGGCCTTCCATACAAGGCTGTCGGCCTGCTGCCGGGAAGTGAACCATATGCTGCAGTTCCGGCAGCAGTACAGGCACACAACAGCATATTTGCTGCTCGCAAAGTAACAATTGCCTTAGAGCAGATCGTAACGGGAAGGGTGACCGACGAAACCGGTGAAGGCTTGCCCGGGGTGTCTATTCGGGTTAAAAACACCACTGTTGGTGCCGTAACCGATATGGACGGTAATTACAGACTAAGCATACCGGATGAGTACCAGCAGCCTGTCCTGGTTTTTTCTTTTGTGGGTTATCAGGACAGGGAGGTGCCAGTCGGAAATCAGTCTGTGATCAATATACAGTTGATGGAGGATGTGGAATCACTGCAGGAGCTGGTGGTGATTGGTTATCAGACGGTGCAGAAGAAAGACGTTACCGGTGCGGTAGGAGTGGTGAGCCCTGAAAACGCAAGCAGGGTAACGGCAGCTTCTCTGGCAGAGTCCATTCAGGGTCTTGCGCCAGGGGTTACCGTCAGAAACTCCGGAGCTCCAGGTACGGGCGCTGCTATAGAAATAAGAGGCGTTGCCAGTTTTAGAAATACCAGTCCCCTGTATGTTATTGATGGCATGATCTCAGATGCCAACCCAACCATCAACACCAACGATATAGAATCAATACAGATACTAAAGGATGCTTCTGCTGCTGCTATTTATGGTTCCAGGGCGGCAAACGGTGTTGTTATTATCACGACCAAACAAGGCAAAGAAGGCCCGGCAAGGGTTAGTTTCACTGCTAAATATGGCGTGCAGCAGATCCCAAAACGCTGGGATGTGATGAACCGGCAGGAATTTTCTGCCATGCAGCGCAGGCAGTATGAGAACTCAGGCTTAACCCCGCCACCCAGCCTAAGTGACCAGTTCAACCCCGGTGTTGATACCGACTGGCAGGATGAAGTGATCCGTACCGGGACCATGCAGGATTACAATGCCACTATTTCAGGAGGATCAGCTTCTGGTAACTACCTGGTTTCAGGTAGCTATTTTACCAATGATGGTGTGCTGATCGGCAACTCTTTTGATAGAGGCGCCTTGCGTATCAATTCCAAAACCGAAAAAGGACGCGTAACCTTTGGTGAGAACCTGCTGCTCACTTATTCCACCCAGAAAGCACCCTGGGTAGGTAATCCTTTTTACGATATGCCGCAGCTGCTGCCGGTAATTCCCGTACAAAGCGACAATTACATAACAGCGGCTAACCCCGAGGGCTGGGGCATAGGTACTACCAATGCTGTTACCTACGCCTGGAATCCTATTGCCGTTAATGAGATTGCTACCCGACAAAGTAACTATTCAAAGTTGGTGGGCAATGCTTTTGTGGATGTAAAGATCTTTGATGCGCTTACGTATCGTTTCAATGCAGGGGCTGAAGCAAGCTTCGACTATTCCAGATTTCTGCAAAAGCGCGGAGAATACCGTTTTAACCAGCCTGCGGTACCTTCTCTGGTAAATGAAGATCGTTCCAGGTTCAGCAGTTTGCTTTTTGAGCATACGCTCAATTTTAATCAGACATTTGACAGGCATGACATAAACGGGGTAGTGGGTTATTCTCAGCAGGCAACCCAAAGAGAATTAACTTCCGGCGGCCGCACCAACCTGCAGAATTTTGATGGAGAATATCTGACCACCATCAATTCTGCTACAGGAGAGTCTGTGAGCTATGGCGAAACACCCGTTAATTATAAGATCAGGGGCTTCCTGGGTCGAGTGAATTATACCTTCGATGATAAGTATTTGGTAACCTTATCAGGCCGCTACGACCAGGATTCAAGGTTTGCCTCTGAATACCGCTCCAGCTTTTTCCCTTCTGTAGCGCTTGGCTGGCGCCTTAGTGACGAAAATTTCTTTCAGGTACCCTTCATTTCAGATTTAAAATTACGGGCTTCCTGGGGTAAATTAGGTATAGTAACAGTTGATTCCTGGGAATATATCGGTTTCCTGAACAGCAATCCAAGGGCCATTTTCGGTCCAGACCAAACACCATTCGTTGGTGCACTGCAGGCGCGGCTGGCTAATCCGGATTTGCGCTGGGAAGAAAGAACCAGCCGGAATATTGGCTTCGATGCTGGTTTCCTCGATAACAGGATCACCCTGTCGGCAGAGTATTATAATTCGCTGTCGGAAGATGTGCTCCTGAATTTGCCCATTGCCTGGTACCTGGGCAACCTGGGGGGCGATCCTGCCGTGAACGCTGCCTCTATCCGCAACCAGGGTGTGGAATTGGCAGCTACCTACCGTAGTGTGGCCAATGCTTTTAAATGGGATGTTTCTGCAAACATTACTACCATTAAAAACACGGTTGAAGATGTAGGTAACCAGGGCGAAGGCATCAATTACCTGCAAACCGGTATTACCCGTACACAGGAAGGTCGGTCTGTTGGTGAGTGGTACCTGCTGCAAACCAACGGACTTTTCAGGAGCCAGGCAGAAATTGATGCCTATACCAATGGTGAGGGTGAATTGATACAGCCATTTGCACAACCAGGCGATGTTCGCTTTGTGGATGTAAATGGCGATGGCACCATTAACCAGCAGGACAGGACATTCAGAGGCTCCCCCTGGCCTACACTGCAAGCCGGTGCACAGTTTAATGCATCTTATGGAGGCTTTAGCCTTAATATGCAGCTGGTGGGTGTTTTTGGACAGGAAGTAATGAATGGCGTACGCCAGGTGCTGGACAGTTACCAGAACACTAATTTCAGAAGAGACATCAATCCCTGGTCGCCAGACAATCCCGGTGGCACCGACCCAAGGCTTGGGGTTGCCACCGATGATCCGGGTTTGAGCGATAATGCAAGACTGGAAAGCGATCGCTGGCTGGAGAATGCTTCTTATGTGCGCATACGTAACCTTGAGCTGGGGTACCAGCTGCCACAAACCTTTTACGACCGCTTTAATGTGCAGAATGCCCGCATTTACATCAGCGGCCAAAATCTGTTTACCATCACCAAATACTCCGGCCTTGACCCCGACGTAACCGGAAACGGACTTTTGGAAAGAGGTTTTGATAACGGCAACTGGCCCGCCAGCCGTGTATTTTCCATAGGCTTACAACTTGGACTTTAA
- a CDS encoding RagB/SusD domain protein → MKKIFQYILIAAGLVVAGCEEDLDILNPNQPTIEVFWRNAQDAEQGVNAIYSTSHRGGFSRWMPILYISRSDIGYSASPWADLANAIDRFIQPDYNFEATAFVWTDIYVGIFRANQVIANVPGIEMDETLKQRLLGEAHFLRGLFYYHLVTLWGNVPLMLEPSTPTDLPETASQEEVWAQIVEDLTFASNALPATYPDARNLGRATKGAANALLAKAYMQQQNYQAALAPLQWLVEGEGAGIYGLMPNYRDNFLVTTENNMESVFEWQFAENPTEVTDNDVQTPDHNYGTSIAQFMAPRGIGWSDVQARRWPIQEFLEEQTVTGERDPRLAATYIFDNTDERGPEFTMVYGQTFAERYPNSPEREEVWFRKFLNDHWKEGEGYRSPNNWRFIRYSDVLLMYAEALNATGSTAQAYQYVDRVRERVNLAPLSEVMPDLDQDAFLEQLKHERLLELAGEGHRWNDLVRWGDLGTHLSDRDPGFANFEQGKHEFLPIPQRDLDINPNLEQNPRW, encoded by the coding sequence ATGAAAAAGATATTCCAATATATACTGATCGCTGCCGGACTGGTGGTAGCCGGCTGCGAAGAGGATTTAGATATTCTGAATCCAAACCAACCAACTATAGAAGTATTCTGGCGCAATGCACAGGATGCAGAACAAGGGGTTAATGCTATCTACAGCACTTCGCACAGGGGCGGGTTCTCGCGCTGGATGCCCATCCTCTATATCTCCCGCTCTGATATTGGCTACAGTGCCAGCCCCTGGGCAGATCTGGCCAATGCCATCGACAGGTTTATTCAGCCTGACTATAACTTTGAAGCCACCGCTTTTGTATGGACTGATATTTATGTAGGCATTTTCAGGGCAAACCAGGTAATTGCAAATGTGCCTGGCATAGAAATGGATGAGACACTAAAGCAAAGGCTGCTGGGAGAGGCCCATTTTCTGCGTGGCCTGTTCTACTACCACCTGGTTACCCTCTGGGGTAATGTGCCCCTGATGCTGGAGCCTTCTACGCCTACAGATTTGCCGGAAACGGCTTCGCAGGAGGAGGTATGGGCGCAAATAGTGGAAGATCTTACTTTTGCCTCCAACGCACTGCCTGCCACCTATCCCGATGCCAGAAATCTTGGCCGGGCCACAAAAGGAGCCGCCAACGCATTACTTGCAAAAGCCTATATGCAGCAGCAAAATTACCAGGCAGCCTTAGCCCCCCTGCAGTGGCTGGTAGAGGGCGAAGGAGCGGGTATATATGGCCTAATGCCAAATTACCGCGATAATTTTCTGGTAACTACCGAAAACAATATGGAGTCTGTTTTTGAATGGCAGTTTGCGGAGAACCCTACAGAAGTTACTGATAATGATGTACAAACACCCGACCATAACTATGGCACCTCTATTGCCCAGTTTATGGCCCCACGAGGCATTGGCTGGTCGGATGTACAAGCACGCCGCTGGCCAATTCAGGAGTTCCTGGAAGAGCAAACCGTAACTGGTGAAAGAGATCCGCGGCTGGCGGCTACCTATATTTTTGATAATACCGACGAACGGGGGCCAGAATTTACCATGGTATACGGGCAAACCTTTGCCGAAAGATATCCCAATAGTCCAGAGCGCGAAGAGGTGTGGTTCAGGAAGTTCCTGAACGACCACTGGAAAGAAGGAGAAGGCTACCGCTCGCCCAACAACTGGCGCTTTATCCGCTATTCTGATGTGTTGCTGATGTATGCAGAAGCCCTGAATGCAACAGGTAGCACGGCACAGGCCTATCAGTATGTTGACAGGGTTCGGGAGCGTGTTAACCTGGCACCTCTTTCGGAAGTAATGCCTGATCTGGATCAGGATGCTTTTCTGGAGCAGCTTAAGCATGAGCGCCTGCTGGAGCTGGCCGGAGAAGGCCATCGCTGGAACGACCTGGTGCGCTGGGGAGATCTTGGAACCCACCTGTCCGACAGAGATCCAGGTTTTGCTAACTTTGAGCAGGGCAAGCATGAATTCCTGCCCATCCCTCAGCGAGACCTGGACATCAATCCTAATTTAGAGCAAAATCCCAGGTGGTAG